A part of Streptomyces sp. DSM 40750 genomic DNA contains:
- a CDS encoding PstS family phosphate ABC transporter substrate-binding protein, with amino-acid sequence MSAVLLTASACGGSASGSSDGGVEGDLSGTIRVDGSSTVAPLSTAAAQLFQGENPKVRVTVGTSGTGGGFEKFCAGETDISDASRPIEPDEKAACEKNGIAYEELQVANDGLSVVVNKDNDFAECLTVEQLKKIWEPGSKVDNWNQVDPEFPDEELELFGPGTDSGTFDYFTDVINGEEGASRTDYSPSEDDNVTVQGVSGSNGGMGYFGLSYYEENKDELKVLKIDDGDGCVAPTSKTVQDGSYKPLSRPLFIYPKASSLDKPEVEGFVEFYVENSAEIAEKAQFVPLNQQQQAELDKDLEKLREQHGS; translated from the coding sequence GTGAGTGCTGTACTGCTGACTGCGAGTGCGTGCGGTGGTTCCGCCAGTGGATCCAGCGACGGTGGCGTCGAGGGCGACCTGTCCGGCACCATCAGGGTGGACGGTTCCAGCACGGTGGCTCCGCTGTCCACGGCCGCGGCCCAGCTGTTCCAAGGGGAGAACCCCAAGGTCAGGGTGACCGTGGGCACCTCCGGTACGGGCGGCGGGTTCGAGAAGTTCTGCGCCGGCGAGACCGACATCTCCGATGCCTCGCGCCCGATCGAGCCGGATGAGAAGGCGGCCTGCGAGAAGAACGGCATCGCCTACGAGGAGCTCCAAGTCGCGAACGACGGGCTGTCGGTCGTGGTGAACAAGGACAACGACTTCGCCGAATGCCTGACAGTCGAGCAGCTGAAGAAGATCTGGGAGCCCGGCTCCAAGGTCGACAACTGGAATCAGGTCGACCCCGAGTTCCCGGACGAGGAACTCGAACTGTTCGGCCCGGGCACCGATTCGGGCACGTTCGACTACTTCACCGATGTGATCAACGGTGAGGAGGGTGCCTCCCGTACCGACTACTCGCCGAGCGAGGACGACAACGTCACCGTGCAGGGGGTGTCCGGCTCCAACGGCGGCATGGGTTACTTCGGCCTGTCTTATTACGAGGAGAACAAGGACGAGCTCAAAGTCCTGAAGATCGATGACGGTGACGGCTGTGTGGCGCCGACCTCCAAGACCGTACAGGACGGCAGCTACAAGCCGCTGTCGCGGCCGCTGTTCATCTACCCGAAGGCGTCCTCGCTGGACAAGCCGGAGGTCGAGGGGTTCGTCGAGTTCTATGTGGAGAACAGCGCCGAGATCGCCGAGAAGGCCCAGTTCGTACCACTGAACCAGCAGCAGCAGGCCGAGTTGGACAAGGACCTGGAGAAACTGCGGGAGCAGCACGGATCATGA
- the pstC gene encoding phosphate ABC transporter permease subunit PstC codes for MTSAGSGYRTVSGTPGFLKRSQPRYGEQAVKVLLVAASLVSVLTTVGIVIALVPPAVEFFGKVDFGDFITGTDWSPLFKPPHFGVLPLVTGTLMVTLIALLVAVPLGLGAAVYLSEYARPRVRTFFKPILEVLAGIPTVVYGFFALQAVTPLLQDIWPGGEGPQVFNALSAGFVMGIMIIPTVASLAEDAMNAVPNDLRDGAFALGSSRMQVSTRVVFPAALSGVVAAIVLGVSRAIGETMIVAVAAGGRPNLSFDPLEGMQTMTAFIAAAGIGDLPTGSTGYQTIFAVGALLFAMTLVMNLVSIRLVRKYRQVYE; via the coding sequence ATGACCTCGGCGGGAAGCGGGTACAGGACCGTGTCGGGAACCCCCGGCTTCCTGAAGCGGTCTCAGCCGCGCTACGGGGAGCAGGCCGTCAAGGTGCTGCTGGTGGCCGCCTCGCTGGTCTCGGTGCTGACCACCGTCGGCATCGTCATCGCGCTCGTCCCGCCAGCGGTCGAGTTCTTCGGCAAGGTGGACTTCGGTGACTTCATCACCGGTACCGACTGGTCGCCTCTGTTCAAGCCGCCGCACTTCGGTGTCCTGCCTCTGGTCACCGGCACGCTGATGGTCACGCTCATCGCGCTGCTGGTCGCCGTGCCGCTGGGCCTGGGCGCGGCGGTGTACCTGAGCGAGTACGCCCGACCTCGGGTGCGCACGTTCTTCAAGCCAATCCTGGAAGTGCTCGCCGGTATCCCCACCGTCGTGTACGGGTTCTTCGCGCTGCAGGCCGTCACTCCGCTGTTGCAGGACATCTGGCCCGGCGGCGAAGGGCCGCAGGTCTTCAACGCTCTCTCGGCGGGCTTCGTCATGGGCATCATGATCATTCCGACGGTCGCCTCGCTCGCCGAGGACGCTATGAACGCGGTACCGAACGACCTGCGCGACGGTGCGTTCGCGCTTGGATCGTCCCGTATGCAGGTCTCCACGCGGGTGGTCTTCCCGGCCGCGCTGTCCGGCGTCGTCGCCGCGATCGTGCTCGGCGTCTCGCGTGCGATCGGCGAGACGATGATCGTCGCGGTCGCAGCGGGTGGCCGCCCCAATCTGTCCTTCGATCCCCTTGAGGGCATGCAGACGATGACCGCCTTCATCGCGGCGGCCGGCATCGGCGACCTGCCGACCGGCTCCACCGGCTACCAGACGATCTTCGCGGTGGGGGCCCTGCTCTTCGCCATGACGCTGGTGATGAACCTGGTCAGCATTCGCCTCGTGCGCAAGTACCGGCAGGTGTACGAGTGA
- the pstA gene encoding phosphate ABC transporter permease PstA: MGTTVLDKGPEADVPDSRRLRGDGMPWRERLFQLGLWASLAVGVVFLCCLLVYVVVAAWPRLDARILTNFPDIIDPSQGGAQSAIMGTIWVIAFTALYCLPVGFLTAIYLEEYADPVRWWNRAVEINIQNLAAVPSIVYGILGLGIISRGLGFGQTVLTASLTLSLLVLPTVIIAAREAIRAVPPSIREASLALGATQWQTIWRQVLPAAVPGMATGSILALSRAIGEAAPLLLLGGLTFITFNPTGPDSPFTVLPIQIFNWISQSRAEFVSLAAAAIVILLVILLAMNSLAIWLRNRYSHRW; encoded by the coding sequence ATGGGCACCACCGTCCTCGACAAGGGACCGGAGGCCGACGTCCCGGACTCGCGCCGGCTCAGGGGCGACGGCATGCCGTGGCGGGAGCGGTTGTTCCAGCTCGGCCTGTGGGCCTCACTCGCCGTCGGTGTGGTTTTCCTCTGCTGCCTGCTCGTGTACGTCGTGGTGGCGGCATGGCCCCGGCTGGATGCCCGGATCCTGACGAACTTCCCCGACATCATCGACCCCTCACAGGGCGGCGCCCAGTCGGCGATCATGGGCACTATCTGGGTGATCGCCTTCACCGCGCTGTACTGCCTGCCCGTCGGCTTCCTCACCGCCATCTATCTGGAGGAGTACGCCGACCCGGTACGCTGGTGGAACCGTGCGGTCGAGATCAACATCCAGAACCTGGCGGCGGTCCCGTCGATCGTCTACGGCATCCTCGGGCTCGGCATCATCTCCCGCGGGCTCGGCTTCGGACAGACCGTGCTCACCGCCTCGCTCACGCTGTCGCTCCTGGTCCTGCCCACGGTGATCATCGCAGCGCGGGAGGCGATCCGGGCCGTACCGCCGTCCATCCGCGAGGCATCCCTGGCGCTGGGCGCCACTCAGTGGCAGACCATCTGGCGCCAGGTACTCCCGGCCGCGGTGCCCGGCATGGCGACCGGCTCGATCCTCGCCCTGTCCCGGGCCATCGGTGAGGCAGCCCCGTTGCTGCTGCTCGGCGGGCTGACCTTCATCACCTTCAACCCGACCGGCCCGGACAGCCCGTTCACGGTGCTGCCGATCCAGATCTTCAACTGGATCAGCCAGTCCCGTGCCGAATTCGTCTCACTCGCCGCCGCGGCGATCGTGATCCTGCTGGTGATCCTGCTGGCAATGAACTCCCTGGCCATCTGGCTCCGCAACCGCTACTCCCACCGCTGGTGA
- the pstB gene encoding phosphate ABC transporter ATP-binding protein PstB gives MTTPVFEVGGLSVFYGDHEAVRDVNMTIGVRQITAMIGPSGCGKSTVIRCFNRMNDLIPTARVVGKIRYHEEDLYGRDVDPIEVRRRIGMVFQKPNPFPKSIYDNIAYGPRVGGFKGDLDDLVEETLTHAALWDEVKDKLKTSALALSGGQQQRLCIARTIAVKPEVILMDEPCSALDPIATAKIEDLMEHLAQEFTIVVVTHNMQQAARVSHRTAFFTTDIGGEGERHGRLVEYDETARIFSNPADQRTEDYITGRIG, from the coding sequence TTGACCACTCCGGTCTTCGAGGTGGGCGGCTTGTCGGTGTTCTACGGCGACCACGAGGCCGTCCGCGACGTCAACATGACCATCGGGGTCCGCCAGATCACCGCGATGATCGGCCCGTCCGGCTGCGGCAAGTCCACCGTGATCCGTTGCTTCAACCGGATGAACGACCTCATCCCCACGGCCCGAGTGGTCGGGAAGATCCGCTACCACGAGGAGGACCTCTACGGCCGGGACGTCGACCCGATCGAGGTGCGGCGGCGCATTGGCATGGTCTTCCAGAAGCCCAACCCGTTCCCGAAATCGATCTACGACAACATCGCCTACGGGCCTCGAGTGGGCGGTTTCAAGGGCGACCTCGACGACCTGGTGGAGGAGACCCTCACCCATGCCGCGCTGTGGGACGAGGTCAAGGACAAGCTGAAGACCTCGGCGCTGGCCCTGTCGGGCGGGCAGCAGCAGCGGTTGTGCATCGCGCGCACCATCGCGGTCAAGCCGGAGGTGATCCTGATGGACGAGCCCTGCTCGGCCCTGGACCCGATCGCCACGGCGAAGATCGAGGACCTGATGGAGCACCTGGCCCAGGAGTTCACGATCGTCGTCGTCACACACAACATGCAGCAGGCCGCGCGCGTCTCGCATCGCACCGCGTTCTTCACCACGGACATCGGAGGCGAGGGTGAACGGCACGGCCGTCTGGTCGAGTACGACGAGACGGCACGCATCTTCTCCAACCCCGCCGATCAGCGGACCGAGGACTACATCACGGGTCGAATCGGCTGA
- a CDS encoding TMEM165/GDT1 family protein: protein MPVFDASVVAITFGATCVTELPDKTAVAVLLLATRYRAGYRVGHGSAQVFLGRSVSRQG from the coding sequence ATGCCCGTGTTCGATGCATCCGTCGTCGCCATCACCTTCGGCGCCACCTGCGTCACCGAACTGCCCGACAAGACGGCTGTGGCTGTTCTGCTGCTCGCGACCCGCTACCGGGCCGGCTACAGGGTCGGCCATGGCAGTGCACAGGTCTTCCTGGGACGGTCGGTTTCCCGCCAGGGCTAG
- a CDS encoding DUF3105 domain-containing protein produces MIRVAQAALVACGVVAAATLVVLGDQSETAQAQGSCQVRDRTETFTGNTGHPTDFTEPGARAPESGFGHVIGDGYVIVQYRPQLPAADLDALRNYVTNPKSGRVVGGPAPDQKPALKAVHAYLTLTCAEFDLEALREFTDEWRADPRMRQVG; encoded by the coding sequence GTGATCCGGGTCGCGCAGGCCGCTCTCGTGGCATGCGGCGTGGTGGCCGCCGCAACGCTGGTCGTCCTCGGCGACCAGTCCGAGACGGCGCAGGCTCAAGGCAGCTGCCAGGTCCGCGACCGCACCGAGACGTTCACCGGCAATACCGGACACCCCACGGACTTCACCGAACCCGGCGCGCGCGCTCCGGAGTCCGGGTTCGGCCATGTCATCGGCGACGGATACGTCATCGTCCAGTACCGGCCTCAGCTGCCCGCCGCCGATCTGGACGCCCTGCGCAACTACGTCACCAACCCGAAATCGGGTCGCGTGGTCGGAGGCCCCGCCCCGGACCAGAAACCGGCCCTCAAGGCCGTCCATGCCTACCTCACGCTGACCTGCGCCGAGTTCGACCTCGAAGCCCTGCGCGAATTCACCGACGAATGGCGAGCCGACCCCCGCATGCGCCAAGTCGGATGA
- a CDS encoding sortase, whose amino-acid sequence MRIKWAGTGIGIGFLLGTVGLSSPAAAAANGPTGDPGMHISPRHAAPGSTVTVSTRACGSEVYGKGESEAGGKFHLLPGDREGVLTGEFKVPGGTATGGYTITLKCPPRVKITGTYWVGTGNPSGAIDAGFGAADDKGTQLALGAVLLAGAAAGGAIKMRRPRAGARV is encoded by the coding sequence ATGCGTATCAAGTGGGCAGGCACCGGCATCGGCATCGGTTTCCTTCTCGGTACCGTCGGCCTCTCGAGCCCGGCCGCCGCAGCCGCGAACGGCCCCACCGGTGATCCAGGTATGCACATCAGCCCGCGCCATGCCGCCCCAGGTTCCACCGTCACGGTCAGCACCAGAGCCTGTGGCTCGGAGGTCTACGGGAAGGGCGAGTCTGAGGCAGGAGGCAAGTTCCATCTCCTCCCAGGCGACCGGGAGGGTGTACTGACCGGCGAATTCAAGGTGCCGGGCGGCACCGCGACCGGCGGTTACACCATCACTCTGAAGTGCCCGCCACGAGTCAAGATCACGGGCACATATTGGGTCGGCACCGGCAACCCCAGCGGCGCGATCGACGCTGGTTTCGGGGCGGCGGACGACAAGGGCACGCAACTTGCCCTCGGGGCGGTGCTGCTCGCCGGAGCCGCCGCCGGCGGCGCGATCAAGATGCGCCGCCCCAGGGCCGGCGCCCGCGTTTGA
- a CDS encoding class F sortase gives MVLVITALRGEQPPQPSTAQSSSPVPPGHSSTASTRYPFVPPLPPSAPVRLRIPAIGVNAPMTKLGLDDTGALRPPSANMPHFAGWYGAGTPPGSVGTAVTTGHVDTPQGPGVFHRLGALAKGDTIEIIRSDRRTAVFTVDAVELYDKKAFPDEKVYGSSHRPELRVITCGGPYAEETGYQGNVVVFATLTAA, from the coding sequence ATGGTGCTGGTGATCACGGCGCTCCGGGGCGAACAGCCTCCGCAACCTTCGACCGCGCAGTCCTCCTCCCCCGTGCCACCCGGGCACAGCAGCACCGCCTCGACCCGGTATCCCTTTGTGCCGCCCCTGCCCCCGTCGGCTCCGGTCCGGCTGCGAATCCCCGCCATCGGCGTGAATGCCCCAATGACGAAACTGGGCCTCGACGACACAGGAGCACTGCGCCCACCATCGGCCAATATGCCCCACTTTGCCGGGTGGTATGGCGCCGGTACACCTCCTGGCTCAGTCGGCACAGCCGTCACTACGGGGCATGTCGACACGCCGCAAGGCCCCGGAGTCTTCCACCGCCTCGGAGCACTGGCCAAGGGCGACACCATCGAGATCATCAGGTCAGACCGGCGGACAGCCGTCTTCACGGTCGACGCTGTGGAACTCTACGACAAGAAGGCGTTTCCGGATGAGAAGGTCTACGGCAGCTCCCACCGGCCCGAACTGCGCGTGATCACCTGTGGGGGCCCATACGCCGAAGAAACCGGCTACCAGGGAAATGTCGTGGTCTTTGCGACGCTGACCGCGGCGTAG
- a CDS encoding response regulator, whose amino-acid sequence MTCSPRVVIADDQALVRTGFRMILTADGIDVVAEATNGTEAVDAVRRTRPDVVLMDIRMPELDGLEATRHILTGTDHEPRVIILTTFDLDRYVYAALSAGAAGFLLKDTTPEQLVAAVRMVRSGDALLAPAITRRLVERFARNDSHTTAIHRDLAALTPRELEVLQLLARGLNNAELADHLHLSEATVKTHVARILAKLGLRDRVQAVIVAYQTGLVSPTGDDTTPPAADALP is encoded by the coding sequence GTGACCTGCTCGCCGCGCGTGGTGATCGCCGATGACCAGGCACTGGTCCGCACCGGCTTCCGGATGATCCTCACGGCCGACGGCATCGACGTGGTCGCCGAGGCGACCAACGGCACGGAAGCCGTCGACGCGGTCCGGCGCACCAGACCCGACGTGGTCCTGATGGACATCCGCATGCCGGAACTGGACGGCCTGGAAGCCACCCGCCACATTCTGACCGGAACGGACCATGAACCACGTGTGATCATCCTGACCACGTTCGACCTCGACCGCTACGTCTACGCGGCCCTGTCCGCGGGGGCCGCCGGTTTCCTCCTCAAGGACACCACACCCGAACAGCTCGTCGCCGCCGTCCGCATGGTCCGCTCCGGCGACGCGCTGCTGGCCCCGGCCATCACCCGCCGTCTCGTCGAACGATTCGCCCGAAACGACTCCCACACCACCGCGATCCACCGCGACCTGGCCGCACTGACCCCACGTGAACTCGAAGTCCTGCAACTGCTGGCCCGAGGGCTGAACAACGCCGAGCTCGCCGACCACCTCCACTTGTCAGAGGCCACCGTCAAAACCCACGTCGCCCGTATCCTTGCCAAACTCGGACTCCGCGACCGCGTCCAAGCCGTCATCGTCGCCTACCAGACCGGACTCGTCAGCCCCACCGGAGACGACACCACCCCGCCGGCCGCTGACGCACTGCCCTGA
- a CDS encoding sensor histidine kinase, which produces MADRLLERVKPDRLGEWFALLTRPTGPPPRPTRRGRTFDAAMALAIGVGSVYYVLDNMTGIVDRGDRPVAAPGEWIGPVIVAIIASAPLTLRRRYPLAVLWIVLAAVMVTPHDAPRLTFYACVVAAYSAAAYSPHRIPALASLGMAVLLVSTDSALPTVPDQYAPYLILVPIVVAADGLRTWKLRTDEGRRRLSAMEREQAEALRRAIEHERARIARELHDVVTHNVSVMVIQAGAARKVMDAHPDQAREALLAVEAGGRAAMTELRHVMGLLTPDTPADPHSPGPAGMVDLAPQPGLGQLETLVARVCKTGMPVKLTVTGQRRPLPSGIELAAYRVVQEALTNTVKHAAGASAAVTVDYTATHLRVEVTDTGGTPGTPRTTGSATGAGRGLIGLRERLAVYGGTLHTGPHCADGYRVTALIPLEAS; this is translated from the coding sequence ATGGCGGACCGACTGCTGGAGCGGGTCAAACCGGACCGACTGGGGGAGTGGTTCGCCCTGCTGACGCGCCCGACCGGTCCGCCGCCGCGGCCCACCCGGCGCGGCCGGACCTTCGACGCAGCGATGGCGCTGGCCATCGGCGTCGGCTCCGTCTACTACGTACTCGACAACATGACCGGCATCGTCGACCGAGGAGACCGGCCCGTGGCCGCGCCGGGCGAGTGGATCGGTCCGGTGATCGTGGCGATCATCGCCTCGGCACCTCTGACGCTGCGTCGCCGGTACCCGCTCGCCGTGCTGTGGATCGTGCTGGCCGCCGTCATGGTCACGCCACACGATGCACCGCGGCTCACCTTCTACGCCTGCGTCGTCGCCGCCTACAGTGCCGCCGCCTACAGCCCCCACCGGATTCCCGCCCTGGCAAGCCTGGGGATGGCGGTGCTCCTGGTCAGCACGGACTCGGCGTTGCCCACTGTCCCCGACCAGTACGCCCCGTATCTGATCCTGGTCCCGATCGTCGTGGCGGCCGACGGCCTGCGCACCTGGAAGCTCAGAACGGACGAGGGCCGCAGGCGCCTGTCCGCGATGGAACGTGAACAAGCCGAGGCGCTGCGCCGCGCGATCGAACACGAACGCGCCAGGATCGCCCGCGAACTGCACGACGTGGTGACGCACAACGTCAGCGTGATGGTCATCCAGGCCGGCGCCGCCCGCAAAGTCATGGACGCTCACCCCGACCAAGCCCGCGAGGCGCTCCTCGCGGTCGAGGCCGGCGGCCGGGCGGCGATGACCGAACTGCGCCACGTCATGGGGCTGCTCACCCCGGACACCCCTGCCGACCCCCACAGCCCCGGCCCGGCCGGCATGGTGGATCTGGCGCCACAGCCGGGGCTGGGCCAGCTGGAGACGTTGGTCGCACGGGTGTGCAAGACAGGGATGCCGGTCAAGCTGACGGTGACCGGACAAAGGCGTCCGCTGCCGTCCGGGATCGAACTGGCCGCCTACCGGGTGGTGCAGGAGGCACTGACCAACACGGTCAAGCACGCGGCAGGCGCGAGCGCGGCGGTCACCGTCGACTACACAGCCACCCACCTCCGAGTAGAGGTCACCGACACCGGCGGCACACCAGGTACCCCCAGGACCACCGGCAGCGCCACCGGAGCCGGACGCGGGCTGATCGGCCTGCGCGAGCGCCTCGCTGTCTATGGGGGAACCCTGCACACCGGGCCACACTGCGCCGACGGCTACCGCGTCACCGCACTGATCCCCTTGGAGGCCTCGTGA